The sequence below is a genomic window from Carassius auratus strain Wakin unplaced genomic scaffold, ASM336829v1 scaf_tig00007343, whole genome shotgun sequence.
tgcccggccattggattacaatgagccacctggaaaagcatttcccagCGGCTTTTAGGTatcaacaactgggttgtatcttgctttgtctgggcgtcttgggtcacccgatacaacctatcttttaaaattgaaaagtaaGGATAAGAGAGCGGTTGGTCAGGGAGGAGAAGCTGTCCGTCGATCGAGCGAACctggtcaaaagcattttttagcgtctcatcgcgggactgttccaggggaaaaTCATCGCGCTCCGGGAGGATGTTCCGCTCGGGAGCACTCGGTTCCCCTGCAACAGGTTCTGGTTCAGCCTCTCCCACCTGCGCAACCGCTACTCCATCCCCCCCTTGTTTCCCCCAAGAGCCATCCGAACATAAATACCCCAATAATTCattaaacgcgggccaattcgtacccaaaattatcggatgccTGAGGTGCGGATTAACGGCCACCTCTACTCTATGTTTTCCTCCCCTAAATTTAATATCCACAGGCAAAATAGGGTAATTCACCACTTCCCCGTGTACACACCGAACCCTAACCATGCAGCTATTATCCAATGCCTTCggatgaatcaggctttgatggatggaggattggttacatcccgaatccaccaaagcctgatatgTACCCCCCCCTGATACTCACTGGTATTTGGTATAAGCCAGCCTGATCGAGGGCAGCCTTTGGCGCGTCGGGGACCCGGATCAACGTCCCCACTTCCATCACCGGACACCTATCGATAAAATGCCctgggtccccgcaacgccaacaggccggCCCAGACTTTACCGCCACCTTGGCGGCAGGAAGTAGGTCAAGCGATTGGCGAGGAGAGAGCGGAGAGGCCGGGGCCTGGGGAACGGATCCCATGGGCGAGGTCCCACCCCTGGGAGGAGCCCTGGGACCTGCTGGTGACTCAGCCCCGTAATTCGTCCTCCACCTCGGGGCTAGCTTCGACGGAAGCCCCCCACGGGACCTGGGGAGAGGGACAGAtttagggagagagaggggaggggaggagagagaaggagagagagaagcagatggtaaggggtcgccgacccctggacacgccaccatttggtcttccgccagctggatggcctggttcagcgacgtcgggcggtggcactggacccactgcgcTGTCTTCCTTGGCAGCTTGGCcacgaactgctccagtaccacacGATCGATCACGTCCTCGACGTCGCTACTGTCGGCCATCAACCACTTGCGGCAggaatcccggagctgctgtgccaTCACGAAGGGCCGGCCAGACTCTTCCAGGGTTAGAGTCCTGAACCTCTGGCGATGTTGCTCCGGAGTCCGACCGACCCGCTGGAGGATGGCACGCTTGAGGTCCTGGTAGGCCAGGAGGTTTTGGACTGGCAGTTGGTGAGCGGCCACCTGCGCTTCCCCGGACAGCAGGGGAATGAGCCGCAGGGGCCAGTCCGCAGGGGGCCACCCTCGAGCCTCTGCCGATTTTTCAAACaggtccaggaaggcctccgggtCATCCTGAGGCCCCATCTTGTTGAGCGGCAGAGGAGATGTCTGGTCTTTAAACGAAGGGGTGGCCCGGGCCTCCCGGTCTACCCAGCTCCGGAATAGCTCGCGGTCTTCATGCTGGGCCCGGAGGAGCGCCTCAAAGCGTTTGTCCTGCTCCTCCTTGATCGCCAGCATGTGTTGATGTTGTTCCTGATGAAGACCGGCGAGCGACTGGatgatgtccgcaaatggcgtacctgacggagattgcatggcggcgatgctcttcttccttcccgggttttcggcaccactgtaacaaggttcaacacagtctcaataggaaggaagaaggcaggggtcggcttgttgctgggacactcgtttattcagtaatacaaaataagaaaaacacgatgccctctgggcgtagacagcaaacgattgcttaaacacggtcaataacttcaataactttaaagcactgttgtagcttccctagtgcagaacgaggtcccagcgtgtctctctctccttctctctgcggtgactcggcttatatccggtctctccacgccaattactgcaatcaaacacacgtgttcgttaattgcatttgacctacttacgcctcgctctgctccctccgtctctctcccattgcggattccgctaaaccacgcccccctcgccacaatatatatatatatatatatatatatatatatatatatatatatatatatatatatatatatatgtatacagtattgttcaaaataatagcagtacaatgtgactaaccggaataatcaaggtttttcgtatattttttttattgctacgtggcaaacaagttaccagtaggttcagtagattctcagaaaacaaatgagacctagcattcatgatatgcacgctcttaaggctgtgcaattgggcaattagttgaattagttgaaaggggtgtgttcaaaaaaatagcagtgtggcattcaatcactgaggtcatcaattttgtgaagaaacaggtgtgaatcaggtggcccctatttaaggatgaagccaacacttgttgaacatgcatttgaaagctgaggaaaatgggtcgttcaagacattgttcagaagaacagcgtactttgattaaaaagttgattagagaggggaaaacctataaagaggtgcaaaaaatgataggctgttcagctaaaatgatctccaatgccttaaaatggagagcaaaaccagagagacgtggaagaaaacggaagacaaccatcaaaatggatagaagaataaccagaatggcaaaggctcagccaatgatcacctccaggatgatcaaagacagtctggagttacctgtaagtactgtgacagttagaagacgtctgtgtgaagctaatctattttcaagaatcccccgcaaagtccctctgttaaaaaaaaggcatgtgcagaagaggttacaatttgccaaagaacacatcaactggcctaaagagaaatggaggaacattttgtggactgatgagagtaaaattgttctttttgggtccaagggccacaggcagtttgtgagacgacccccaaactctgaattcaagccacagtacacagtgaagacagtgaagcatggaggtgcaagcatcatgatatgggcatgtttctcctactatggtgttgggcctatttatcgcataccagggatcatggatcagtttgcatatgttaaaatacttgaagaggtcatgttgccctatgctgaagaggacatgcccttgaaatggttgtttcaacaagacaatgacccaaaacacactagtaaacgggcaaagtcttggttccaaaccaacaaaattaatgttatggagtggccagcccaatctccagaccttaatccaattgagaacttgtggggtgatatcaaaaatgctgtttctgaagcaaaaccaagaaatgtgaatgaattgtggaatgttgttaaagaatcatggagtggaataacagctgagaggtgccacaagttggttgactccatgccacacagatgtcaagcagttttaaaaaaactgtggtcatacaactaaatattagtttagtgattcacaggattgctaaatcccagaaaaaaaaaaaaatgtttgtacaaaatagttttgagtttgtacagtcaaaggtagacactgctatttttttgaacacacccctttcaactaattgcccaattgcacagccttaagagcgtgcatatcatgaatgctgggtcttgtttgttttctgacaatctactgaacctactggtaacttgtttgccacgtagcaataaaaaatatactaaaaaccttgattattctggttagtcacattgtactgctattattttgaacaatactgtatatatatatatatatatatatatatatatatatatatatatatatatatatatatatatatatatatatgtatgtatataatgtactggctttccaatgccgttgccATTGATAATAGGAGTAAGCAAGTGTAGAACACCTACAAACAagagtccatgcagacggatgtagattcataactcttaaattcagataaatgtcatgtcatgtcacaggatgtcataggtcagtatcaaatgagtttgaaattattatttgcagcacaaataaggattcttaggatgtttttaaatccctaaaactgtcagaaaaggataaggcctaagatatttcttaagctgtaatgaaagggaaaaaaataccaccatttgcaacaacaaaaacaataaacatttaaaatactgatttttttccccctgatgattaaagagatgattaggtctctctctctctctctgtctctctctctgccagatagcccctcccctccctacaattcacacacactgtcagtcaccaaaaatgcagtcagtcaccaaccccctcacactccccctccctcttcccctcccttccctcacacagacagagtggccagagtgagatcatattagttaagaagtctgacagttttttaattttctgttgtcccatacagtgttgtaaagtcgtgaaactatgcatatttcctcagaatgatttgatctctgtatgaaaaaaatgctttgaaatgtttggaagctgcaatttaaaaatacaagccaattaatgattccctttttagttctgcgtttgtttatttttatttttttatttatttattttttattttggaagataacagcctttaatctcctcaaaataaatgtgcatataaactatgaacaatttaattatagctgtatttataaaatgcttaataaaatattaattttgggagaaggatatataaagcatgaactggctatttactaatgcttagctaggagtgcagctattatgaagtgttaccaatgcatttactaatgttaacaattgagacattatttttaagtgttaccaaatccttaaataatttaaaagtgttttgttatgatttcattaacctttaagcatttgtgaaatagttttgcttgcatcacagcttagtcttcatctgtgagctgaacagttttactgttacatccatgagattatgtaaattcaaataaatgtcatgtcacagggtgtcagaggtcagtatcaaatgagtttgaaattattatttgcagctaaaataagtatttttagaatttttttaatccctgaaactgtcagaaaaggataaggcctaagatatttcttaagctgtaatgaaaacagcacaattagcaacaacaacaaaaaaataacaatttaaaataatattttttttctggtgattaaagatatgtttaagtccctctctctctccctgtcttgtctgccactcacctcacacctcacacctctcccccactcacacacacacacacacacacacacacacacacacacacacacacacacacacacacacacacacacacacacacacagacacacagtcagcacacatacattcctcacacagagtgacagagtgagatcagatgtctgacagttttttaattttcttttaatcatacagtgctgtaaagtcatgaaactatgcatatttcctcagaatcactggttttctaaatgaaaaatgtttttttaaaggtttggaagctgcaatttaaaaatacaagacgattaatgtttcactttttactgttatttcaaaaaatcaccacgacaaaacctttcaagctatccaaaattcattcgcaatttcagttcctcaatgttttttcttaatgtagacaaagtttggtgtgtatagtgtacttcccctgggaggagtatgcattaattcacaaaagaaaattccccaaaatccatattcaagtcaaaatagccaacttcctgttggtcatagcttatgactgcgaattagaaagttgtccgtcttgataagaacaatttatgtaccaagtttgctgtctgtagctaaaactaacccccccccccacacttttgacaaaaggtggcgctatagagtgcctcttccatgcccttttaaaagcttttgccatggtctagctatctttaatactgatatctgtttcgagtttcatgtaaatctgagctagttatctgcctaaaaatcaccagaacagaacattcaagtttgacacgttgccatggcaacactatattagatataaatatccccacgacagattttcttcggccgtgttttgtcattattctgatgaagtttgaagcaaatcaagtaaaaataagatgctgaattcaaagcgttctgaaaatgattcacttcctgctgccagttggtggcgctataactttgtctcctaatagtcacatatat
It includes:
- the LOC113071459 gene encoding putative SCAN domain-containing protein SCAND2P → MQSPSGTPFADIIQSLAGLHQEQHQHMLAIKEEQDKRFEALLRAQHEDRELFRSWVDREARATPSFKDQTSPLPLNKMGPQDDPEAFLDLFEKSAEARGWPPADWPLRLIPLLSGEAQVAAHQLPVQNLLAYQDLKRAILQRVGRTPEQHRQRFRTLTLEESGRPFVMAQQLRDSCRKWLMADSSDVEDVIDRVVLEQFVAKLPRKTAQWVQCHRPTSLNQAIQLAEDQMVACPGVGDPLPSASLSPSLSSPPLSLPKSVPLPRSRGGLPSKLAPRWRTNYGAESPAGPRAPPRGGTSPMGSVPQAPASPLSPRQSLDLLPAAKVAVKSGPACWRCGDPGHFIDRCPVMEVGTLIRVPDAPKAALDQAGLYQIP